A region of Colletotrichum higginsianum IMI 349063 chromosome 10, whole genome shotgun sequence DNA encodes the following proteins:
- a CDS encoding Major facilitator superfamily transporter translates to MELDPEMREWLRGETVALVRAGILNMPEAWMREYADQPEALMREYADQPEVEVKERKHPCRNCLSLSHKTSSCGECCAHCGQDWHIIDACTSSKRNRCRCRPFPQTHLVKRCPIMCNPAECPAPHAGPLITAMMCKARCCMCGLLGHAGRDCHLKACRCGGHHLTVDHMPMDRQCAVVDCPRFFCTKHCQACRADVPKRKGTSDDVCQQCHAKRQRWFPPPKARVNDDGEPNYEYLEATLAWGNSIHGQAIFGKKVEFKP, encoded by the coding sequence ATGGAGCTCGACCCCGAGATGCGGGAGTGGTTACGGGGCGAGACTGTCGCCCTGGTGCGGGCCGGCATCCTCAACATGCCCGAGGCCTGGATGAGGGAGTATGCCGACCAGCCTGAGGCCTTGATGAGGGAGTACGCCGACCagcccgaggtcgaggtcaaGGAACGGAAGCACCCCTGCCGCAActgtctctccctctcgcaCAAGACGTCCAGCTGCGGCGAGTGCTGCGCCCACTGCGGCCAGGACTGGCACATCATCGACGCCTGCACGAGCTCCAAGCGCAACcgctgtcgctgccgcccgTTCCCGCAGACGCACCTCGTCAAGCGGTGCCCCATCATGTGCAACCCGGCCGAGTGCCCCGCCCCGCACGCCGGGCCCCTCATCACCGCCATGATGTGCAAGGCCCGCTGCTGCATGtgcggcctcctcggccacgccgGCCGGGACTGCCACCTCAAGGCGTGCCGCTGCGGCGGCCACCACCTGACCGTCGACCACATGCCCATGGACCGCCAgtgcgccgtcgtcgactgCCCGCGCTTCTTCTGCACGAAGCACTGCCAGGCCTGCCGCGCCGACGTGCCCAAGCGAAAGGGAACCAGCGACGACGTCTGCCAGCAGTGCCATGCCAAACGCCAACGCTGGTTCCCCCCGCCAAAGGCACGAGtgaacgacgacggcgagcccaACTACGAGTACCTGGAGGCAACTCTGGCGTGGGGCAACAGCATACACGGCCAGGCCATCTTCGGCAAAAAGGTCGAGTTCAAGCCATAA
- a CDS encoding Major facilitator superfamily transporter → MARQKTLRDGEDAARAVDERSPLLSNARRESSSSVVGNGCVDVEREAHAATVDTSPSGRGIPTAAVVKIVAILLIGTFTANADGSLVMATHPTIASEFDDLENSSWLFVAFALAGAATQTLVGVAPRFWNLGKLTWKQYGKLSDIYGRRALLMVAYLLFSIGCALVGVGRTMWQVVVGRVISGSGGSALNVLGLLLITDLVPLRDVAAWQAGVNLAATLGRSLGAPVGGWLADTIGWRWSFLGQAPIFLVAVLLCWFFLPEGKPGEKEDAAEETGTKPGEAKTSPLAKVDFLGAALLALFLLAFLLPIEIGGTKVPWTHPLIFVLFGAAAVLGGLFGAVEEWWAKEPIFPLELLKHRDIVLTYVITGAQVAAQLGLMFSVPLYFQVTQRVSNTIAGLHLFPAVAGNAIGGVLAGYLIRRTGRYKSLLIVATIASSFSYFLLLLRWHGDTNAWESLYIVPGGFGAGLVQSAGIISVQAAVNPKHKAAVTSGIFLTFQIGMILGLASVSAVMMETMRWRLDALLKGMDLGAMARKTIIEKATSSVDFIDHADSGIANAIVQSYVEGLGFSHGVSLISSVLGLIAAIFLREHKLQ, encoded by the exons ATGGCTCGCCAAAAGACGTTGcgcgatggcgaagacgcAGCACGAGCGGTCGACGAAAGGTCGCCGCTGCTGTCAAATGCTCGACGGGAGTCGAGCTCGTCAG TGGTCGGCAATGGCTGCGTCGATGTCGAACGAGAAGCGCACGCCGCTACCGTGGACACCAGTCCTTCGGGCAGGGGGATCCCGACGGCGGCTGTCGTAAAGATCGTGGCAATCCTGCTCATCGGGACTTTCACTGCCAATGCTGATGGCTCACtggtgatggcgacgcaCCCGACCATTGCCTCGGAGTTCGACGACCTGGAAAATTCGAGTTGGCTCTTCGTTGCCTTCGCGCTTGCCGGAGCGGCAACACAGACTCTGGTGGGTGTTGCCCCGAGATTCTGGAACCTCGGGAAGCTGACGTGGAAACAGTACGGCAAGCTCAGTGACATATACGGGCGACGTGCCCTGCTCATGGTGGCTTACTTGTTGTTTTCCATTGGATG CGCGTTGGTCGGAGTAGGCCGCACAATGTGGCAGGTTGTTGTAGGCCGAGTGATATCGGGGTCTGGCGGTTCGGCTCTGAACGTGCTTGGCCTTCTCCTGATCACAG ATCTCGTTCCGCTCCGCGATGTGGCGGCATGGCAAGCCGGCGTGAACCTTGCCGCGACCTTGGGACGGAGTCTTGGCGCCCCCGTGGGAGGTTGGCTTGCCGATACCATTGGATGGCGATGGTCTTTTCTTGGACAGGCGCCCATCTTCCTCGTGGCGGTTCTGTTGTGTTGGTTCTTTCTGCCTGAGGGAAAGCCCGGTGAGAAAGAAGACGCGGCCGAAGAAACGGGCACAAAGCCGGGGGAAGCGAAGACGAGTCCCCTCGCGAAGGTCGACTTCTTGGGTGCTGCACTGTTGGCGCTGTTCCTCCTTGCTTTCCTCTTACCGATCGAGATTGGAGGCACCAAGGTCCCCTGGACGCACCCCCTCATCTTTGTCTTATTCGGCGCGGCAGCTGTTCTCGGCGGACTTTTTGGCGCAGTGGAAGAATGGTGGGCCAAAGAACCCATCTTCCCTCTGGAGCTCCTCAAGCACCGCGACATCGTCCTGACGTACGTCATCACGGGCGCCCAGGTTGCtgctcagctcggcctcATGTTCTCGGTGCCGCTGTACTTCCAGGTGACGCAGAGAGTCTCAAACACAATTGCTGGTCTTCACCTTTTccccgccgttgccggcaaCGCAATCGGCGGCGTGCTTGCGGGATATCTCATCAGAAG GACCGGACGATACAAGTCTCTCCTCATCGTCGCAACGATTGCGTCGTCGTTCTCCTAtttcctgctgctcctccgGTGGCACGGAGACACCAACGCGTGGGAATCGCTGTACATCGTGCCGGGCGGCTTCGGGGCGGGCCTCGTGCAGTCAGCGGGGATCATCAGCGTCCAGGCTGCCGTGAACCCGAAACACAAGGCGGCTGTGACGTCGGGAATATTCTTGACATTCCAAATTGGCATGATTCTGGGCCTCGCGTCCGTGAGCgcggtgatgatggagaCAATGAGGTGGAGGCTGGATGCTCTGCTGAAGGGCATGGACCTcggggcgatggcgaggaagacg ATCATCGAGAAGGCAACATCGAGCGTCGACTTCATCGACCACGCCGACAGCGGAATAGCGAATGCGATTGTCCAGTCCTACGTCGAGGGTCTGGGTTTCAGCCACGGCGTTTCACTCATCTCGTCCGTGCTTGGACTCATTGCGGCCATATTTCTCAGGGAACATAAGCTGCAGTGA
- a CDS encoding Glucose N-acetyltransferase — MLLSTRRTIALTCIVFVFVLLTGYQSVKHDYIPSPFHLGQVLKNGTIAAASSAASSLTTQSPFWTTEQLVPRFAYVQYATDIDYLCNAVMNFHRLSRFGAKHDQVLIFPDKWTAGDSREAKAINKIKEELPDLVLRPFGLLVTNKGDATWAQSLTKFHAFDLTDYTRVLAFDSDSQVLNSMDHYFLAPMAAVAVPRAYWLNEKDTPVVKQVLGSHVMLLEPNKARYEKIVQEALQSGDFDMEVMNHMFKDSAMILPHRRLALLTGEFRAKEHKKYLAPDEDEEWNAMGEVSRSYLVHFSDWPLPKPWRAHSDAQWQAALPDCPEDDKDKPDRPRCADRTMWTGIYTDFKADREKYCKAWL, encoded by the exons ATGCTGCTCTCGACGAGACGCACAATCGCGTTGACGtgcatcgtcttcgtctttgTACTTCTGACCGGCTACCAATCCGTCAAGCACGACTACATACCCAGTCCTTTTCACCTGGGACAAGTCCTGAAGAATGGCACCAtcgccgcggcctcgtcggcggcttcgtctcTCACGACACAAAGTCCATTCTGGACTACCGAGCAGCTCGTGCCTCGGTTCGCTTACGTGCAGTACGCGACCGACATTGACTATTTGTGCAACGCG GTCATGAACTTCCATCGCCTGTCGAGGTTCGGTGCCAAGCACGACCAGGTCCTCATCTTTCCGGACAAGTGGACGGCAGGAGATTCGCGGGAGGCCAAAGCCATCAACAAGATTAAGGAGGAGCTTCCCGACCTCGTCCTGCGGCCCTTTGGCCTACTCGTCACCAACAAAGGCGATGCGACCTGGGCTCAGAGCCTTACCAAGTTCCACGCCTTCGACCTGACAGACTACACGCGCGTCTTGGCCTTCGATTCGGACTCGCAGGTCCTCAACAGCATGGATCACTACTTCCTCGCCCcgatggccgccgtcgccgtcccgCGCGCCTACTGGCTTAACGAGAAGGACACCCCCGTCGTCAAGCAGGTCCTCGGCTCCCACGTCATGCTCCTCGAGCCCAACAAGGCGCGCTACGAGAAGATTGTCCAGGAGGCCCTGCAGTCGGGCGACTTCGACATGGAGGTTATGAACCACATGTTCAAGGACTCGGCCATGATCCTtccccatcgccgcctcgccctcttgACGGGCGAATTCCGCGCCAAGGAGCACAAAAAGTACCTCGCccccgacgaggacgaggaatGGAACGCCATGGGCGAGGTCTCGAGGTCCTACCTGGTCCACTTCAGCGACTGGCCGCTGCCCAAGCCTTGGAGGGCGCACAGCGACGCCCAGTGGCAAGCCGCCCTGCCCGATTGTCCTGAGGATGACAAGGACAAGCCCGATCGCCCGAGGTGCGCTGACCGGACAATGTGGACGGGCATCTACACTGATTTTAAGGCCGACAGGGAGAAGTACTGCAAGGCCTGGCTGTGA
- a CDS encoding UDP-galactose transporter gives MTFASDKNPKSSLQTRPEDDAVRYEPLGAIILSESLKLFVSLAGAALAFLSHTAAGTSQSSSSFLAYVRGGHDNSAIPAFLYTLSATSQSLGAYHLDIIPYLMLSQVKLILTPIFSKALLKQTLKPHQWMCLVAMATGMVLVQVASAARSFHADGPRVAQDGKDVLFGAVAMLVAGCCSAFAGVYMEAVLKASEHGFMVRNAQLAAYGCLCAIGGFLWHSDFRLEGFFRGYNALVWVLISLQATGGFLVSWAVRIASTIAKNYAQSLGFLAASTIPMLSSSYPLSSELYFGIALVLGGVFGSLWKNEVQVSGAKDGDESNRKPRNESIV, from the exons ATGACTTTCGCATCTGACAAGAACCCGAAAAGCTC ATTGCAGACCCGCCCCGAAGATGATGCTGTACGATACGAACCGCTGGGTGCCATCATTCTGTCCGAGAGTCTAAAGCTGTTTGTTTCCCtagccggcgccgccttggcctttcTCAGTCACACGGCCGCCGGCACCTCTCAGTCGTCCTCCAGCTTCCTGGCTTATGTCCGGGGTGGCCATGACAACTCCGCTATCCCGGCTTTTCTCTACACGTTATCGGCCACGAGCCAGAGTCTGGGCGCATACCATCTTGACATTATACCCTACCTGATGCTTTCGCAAGTCAAACTCATCTTGACTCCTATCTTCAGCAAGGCCCTCCTGAAGCAGACGCTGAAACCGCATCAATGGATGTGCCTGGTCGCCATGGCAACGGGTATGGTGTTGGTGCAGGTCGCTTCAGCTGCACGATCATTCCACGCTGACGGTCCACGCGTCGCTCAAGACGGCAAAGATGTCCTCTttggcgccgtcgccatgtTGGTCGCTGGCTGTTGCAGCGCCTTCGCCGGTGTTTACATGGAGGCCGTCCTGAAGGCGTCGGAACATGGCTTCATGGTCCGCAACGCTCAGCTGGCCGCTTACGGTTGCCTTTGTGCCATCGGCGGCTTCTTGTGGCACTCTGACTTCAGACTGGAAGGCTTCTTCCGCGGCTATAACGCTTTGGTCTGGGTTTTGATCTCTCTACAAGCCACGGGAGGGTTCCTGGTATCGTGGGCAGTCCGCATAGCCAGCACTATTGCCAAGAACTACGCGCAAAGCCTCGGCTTTTTAGCAGCATCCACGATCCCGATGCTTTCATCGTCATACCCGTTGAGTTCCGAG CTGTACTTTGGCATCGCGCTAGTTCTGGGAGGCGTGTTTGGTTCTTTGTGGAAGAACGAGGTGCAAGTCAGCGGGGCAAAAGATGGGGATGAAAGCAACAGGAAACCTAGAAACGAATCAATAGTCTAA
- a CDS encoding RNA-binding protein rbm25: MAPPPGLGPPPGMSSAPGMAPPPGVQQSNNAQANRQSGLPPNFQAPANLPNINFSAPVIRLGTIGAKPGGPDAGRKDNNTATGGRSGLGMDRGYDQSRAAAREHMQSLVPPTNEEKLRTLFVHKIPEGVRGDEGIERILNAVGKLRRWDAAASVLSDGKGAKFGFAQYEDADSFATAADLLQDLEVPLKRQGPVEAPPDDDSFDGVEMVKLQVTVDPNSLKYLESYKEGRGDDGAAESRTQAAKEALRQIVRDLAYPKTAATTDGEGDVSMGNSGDNVEVVNIPLAQDDELADIPAEMREVVAAEIAAFRERSNKRDMERLKREEEMEEMERNRNGPSRPSRHDSPPPSNSNHIPVGPRGMHNAPSGPRGQTGGGRTTSFVNGGISNADFSINREDEETDADDEELHQRELSKQKSEEDKMYLEAERKWVNRERSRAAALEREKERELQEEESLERRIQEQLEREKAWDDEREASRKSHLYYRDHAAWVKKRQIERADEQARDEADRRAEEDERRREAADMEKARGIADSFLDQQAQEMEQRQQAAASAPAPFKLSLGAAAQRAQAQRVAPQRRTVAEVEGLLDDEEQDSTTRRQLIPIQFEPTTAADKMTEEELSKAVRALAQEIPSEKEGLWNWSVQWDYLDETIIRDKLRPFVEKKIVEYLGVQEEMLVEVVEEHLRKHGKPAELVEELAAALDDEAEDMVKKLWRMVIFFTESEKRGYPA, translated from the exons ATGGCTCCCCCACCTGGACTAG GCCCTCCGCCAGGCATGTCTTCCGCTCCGGGAATGGCACCACCTCCCGGTGTCCAACAGTCCAACAACGCACAAGCTAACCGACAAAGCGGCCTGCCGCCCAACTTCCAAGCTCCCGCAAACCTCCCCAACATCAACTTCAGTGCCCCGGTCATTCGGCTCGGAACCATAGGCGCTAAGCCGGGCGGCCCCGATGCCGGGAGGAAGGACAACAATACCGCGACGGGTGGCAGGTCCGGCCTTGGCATGGACCGCGGATACGACCAGTCGAGGGCTGCGGCCAGAGAGCACATGCAGTCGCTGGTTCCCCCCACCAATGAGGAGAAGCTGCGCACCTTGTTCGTCCACAAGATCCCCGAGGGTGTTAgaggcgacgagggcatcGAGAGAATCCTCAATGCCGTAGGCAAGCTCCGGAGATGGGATGCTGCAGCTTCGGTTCTCTCTGATGGCAAAGGCGCCAAGTTCGGCTTCGCCCAATACGAGGACGCCGACTCTTTCGCGACCGCTGCCGACCTACTCCAAGACCTCGAGGTTCCCCTCAAGCGACAGGGCCCAGTGGAGGCGCCTCCAGACGACGATTCATTCGACGGGGTGGAGATGGTCAAGCTCCAGGTTACCGTCGATCCGAACTCTCTCAAGTACCTCGAATCCTACAAAGAAGGCAgaggcgacgatggcgctGCCGAGTCGCGGACGCAAGCCGCCAAAGAAGCATTGCGGCAGATTGTCCGGGATCTTGCCTATCCCAAGACTGCCGCGACGACCGACGGAGAAGGCGACGTATCCATGGGCAACTCGGGTGACAATGTCGAGGTTGTCAACATTCCCTTGGCtcaggacgacgagcttgcGGATATCCCTGCCGAGATGAGAGAGGTTGTTGCTGCCGAGATCGCTGCTTTCAGAGAACGCAGCAATAAACGAGACATGGAACGCCTGAAGCGCGAGGAAGAaatggaggagatggagcgCAACCGCAACGGCCCTTCTCGTCCGTCACGACACGACTCTCCGCCACCGTCCAACTCCAACCACATTCCTGTCGGCCCCCGTGGTATGCACAATGCGCCATCCGGGCCCCGAGGACAAACCGGCGGCGGTCGCACCACATCTTTTGTGAATGGCGGCATCTCCAACGCCGATTTCTCCATCAACCGTGAAGATGAAGAGAcggacgccgacgatgaggagcTTCATCAACGGGAGCTCTCGAAGCAAAAGTCCGAGGAAGACAAGATGTATCTCGAGGCGGAGCGGAAATGGGTCAATAGAGAAcggtctcgggcggcggctctGGAACGCGAGAAGGAGCGTGAGCTGCAGGAAGAGGAAAGCCTGGAGAGGCGAATTCAAGAGCAactggagagagagaaggccTGGGACGACGAACGAGAAGCATCGAGGAAGAGTCACCTGTACTATCGCGATCACGCAGCCTGGGTCAAGAAGCGGCAGATCGAACGGGCGGACGAGCAGGCCAGAGATGAAGCCGATCGGagagccgaagaagacgaacGACGCAGGGAGGCCGCAGACATGGAGAAGGCGCGCGGCATCGCCGATTCCTTCCTGGACCAGCAGGCCCAGGAGATGGAGCAACGGCAAcaggcggcggcctcggcaccCGCACCGTTCAAGCTGTCGCTTGGAGCGGCCGCCCAGCGTGCTCAGGCTCAGCGTGTGGCACCTCAACGACGAACTGTCGCTGAGGTGGAGggtctcctcgacgacgaggagcaaGACAGCACCACCAGGAGGCAACTCATCCCTATCCAGTTTGAGCCTACGACTGCTGCGGACAAGAtgaccgaggaggagctcagCAAGGCTGTCCGTGCCCTTGCGCAAGAGATTCCCTCCGAAAAGGAGGGCCTGTGGAACTGGAGCGTGCAATGGGACTACTTGGATGAGACCATCATTCGCGACAAGCTCCGGCCGTTTGTGGAGAAGAAGATTGTCGAGTACCTCGGTGTTCAAGAAGAGATGTTGGTAGAGGTGGTCGAGGAGCACCTCCGGAAGCACGGCAAGCCAGCAGAGCTGGTGGAGGAACTTGCGGCG GCCCTTGATGACGAGGCGGAGGACATGGTCAAGAAGTTGTGGCGCATGgtcatcttcttcaccgAAAGTGAGAAGAGAGGATATCCGGCGTAG
- a CDS encoding TTL domain-containing protein translates to MHAYIQPACPWLSEHIKTYIQRHVPETEFIDDFDDFPTDCSTIFQFCDGWALNRNFAVMNYAKKALINAYPNSDALARKDYLARVVEFWTAKRPNSILRGHVPLTVRLSLDYAEYVDEALTAADDLSLLYSLEENEDKPGQEREWWIMKPALVDCGAGIRLFSTMEELASHLELAEYETDEDDEGEMSEEGQEPIAQSASDLEQSNPVGFSPSLSTPGLDSLDALVTAIGAISTKSTSDGVQRNPKPQYVFKENGRIPSAQMREFVAQRYIVSIPPVENRKWHVRAYVLSMGRLTVYVFKEMLALLAGEDYEPPWMNPSLKSSLTNTALQDEDVFTEKESMRDFWAMSDDLLPGNWKAHVFDQVCSVSAELFRAAAHTMADKFTTVEKCFELFAVDFLIDTNGIAWLLEVNETPAFYDVGIAGPMALRLMDSVVCVAMEHMGKARLDDERNVAAKTRLISVLDETDKLAKSNITEILPESCSR, encoded by the coding sequence ATGCACGCGTACATCCAGCCCGCATGCCCTTGGCTGTCAGAGCATATCAAAACATATATCCAGCGGCACGTCCCCGAGACGGAATTCATCGACGACTTCGATGACTTCCCAACCGACTGTTCAACAATCTTCCAGTTCTGTGATGGCTGGGCTCTGAACCGGAACTTCGCCGTCATGAACTATGCAAAGAAGGCTCTCATCAACGCCTATCCCAATAGCGATGCTCTTGCCCGAAAGGACTATCTCGCGCGGGTTGTAGAGTTCTGGACGGCGAAGAGACCAAACAGCATCCTCAGGGGTCATGTGCCTCTTACGGTCCGCCTGTCTCTCGACTACGCCGAATATGTTGATGAAGCCTTGACAGCGGCAGACGACCTTTCATTGCTCTACTCGCTTGAAGAGAACGAGGACAAGCCCGGACAGGAGCGCGAATGGTGGATCATGAAACCCGCGTTGGTTGACTGCGGCGCTGGAATCCGGCTCTTCAGCACCATGGAAGAGCTCGCTAGCCACCTCGAGCTTGCCGAGTACGAGactgacgaagacgatgagggcGAAATGAGCGAGGAAGGCCAGGAACCAATCGCACAATCTGCGTCGGACTTGGAGCAGAGCAATCCTGTTGGATTCTCGCCGTCTTTATCAACCCCGGGCCTAGACTCTTTGGATGCCTTGGTCACTGCCATTGGAGCCATTTCCACCAAGTCGACTTCGGACGGCGTCCAACGAAACCCAAAGCCGCAATATGTTTTCAAGGAAAACGGACGTATTCCTTCAGCCCAGATGCGTGAGTTCGTGGCTCAAAGATACATCGTCTCTATTCCGCCAGTGGAGAACAGAAAATGGCATGTCCGGGCATATGTCCTTTCCATGGGACGTCTCACGGTCTACGTGTTCAAGGAAATGCTGGCTCTCCTTGCTGGAGAGGATTACGAGCCACCCTGGATGAACCCCAGTCTCAAGTCGTCCTTGACCAACACGGCTCTGCAGGATGAAGACGTGTTCACGGAGAAAGAATCGATGAGGGACTTTTGGGCAATGTCCGACGACCTGCTTCCAGGAAACTGGAAAGCCCACGTCTTTGACCAGGTTTGTAGCGTTTCTGCCGAGTTGTTCCGCGCCGCTGCCCATACCATGGCCGACAAGTTCACAACTGTGGAAAAATGCTTCGAGCTGTTCGCCGTGGACTTTCTCATTGATACAAATGGTATTGCATGGCTACTAGAAGTCAATGAGACGCCGGCCTTTTACGATGTGGGGATTGCTGGACCGATGGCATTGCGCCTCATGGACTCGGTTGTGTGCGTGGCTATGGAGCACATGGGCAAGGCTCGACTTGACGACGAGCGGAATGTTGCTGCAAAGACGCGATTGATCTCCGTCTTGGATGAGACGGATAAATTAGCCAAGAGCAACATTACCGAGATCTTGCCAGAGAGCTGTTCACGATAA